One Vicinamibacterales bacterium DNA window includes the following coding sequences:
- a CDS encoding SpoIIE family protein phosphatase, with product MSVRTRLILAFLCLSVLPLSAVTLYSYTSSVAAFRSAVETEAGQAADDLQVRLDTVTAELGTQVGRLWEPVAAPAAAATDVEDVPTEVRVIERVASMLGDSARLVDRVEFTPLESQPPNAPVPPAGRAPLPPRPARAPGAPSAASAAAPPTPPAPPTKVVIDMREAMAGLEKELKAEGLSADTSARLRKMAEHLGPMVEQGIAAGVRIAGAATKSALEAASQEMHDRARARAARARAMAAEAHTARLAGESLAVPVIRDGRMVGSVNARLNLPQTLASVLGSARASQGEIPFAIDADGKVYAANPDQDAQLASLDVASLGGAGVHQQGDWVIVTRDTPSDITFGIARPIDRSLQEIRNASVRSLSLGLGVIAFAVIGTVPLSRRMTRNLSTLTEGVQRIARGDFSARVPVRSSDEFGELATAFNGMAHDVEQHQALVVERERLRRELELCRRIQTEMLPHASLRLGATEVKGISIPAREVGGDFFNYFELPGGQVAVLVGDVSGKGMSAALLMANIQATLRARLPLEPDLARLAAAIDTEIENSTPSGVYATLFLGVLDPAGKTLRYVNAGHHPQFVIRGEDIEPLSTCGMPVGLYAGHGYTERTVQLADNDVLFFYTDGLVEVENEAGDMFGAARLETLLRAHSRQGVDTLLERAEDGVRRFRGNADPFDDVTIMALRLGERPQAG from the coding sequence ATGAGTGTCCGCACGCGGCTGATCCTGGCGTTCCTGTGCCTGTCGGTGCTCCCGTTGAGCGCCGTGACGCTGTATTCCTACACGTCGTCGGTCGCCGCGTTCCGATCCGCGGTCGAAACTGAGGCGGGCCAGGCGGCGGACGACCTGCAGGTGCGGCTGGACACGGTCACGGCCGAGCTCGGCACGCAGGTCGGCCGGCTGTGGGAGCCCGTTGCCGCGCCCGCGGCGGCCGCCACCGACGTCGAGGACGTGCCCACCGAGGTGCGGGTCATCGAACGCGTGGCGAGCATGCTCGGCGATTCGGCCCGCCTCGTGGACCGCGTCGAGTTCACGCCTCTGGAGAGCCAGCCGCCCAACGCGCCGGTGCCGCCGGCAGGCCGTGCGCCGCTGCCGCCCAGGCCCGCGCGGGCGCCCGGCGCCCCCTCGGCGGCGTCCGCAGCAGCGCCCCCCACGCCCCCCGCGCCACCGACGAAGGTCGTGATCGACATGCGGGAGGCCATGGCCGGCCTGGAGAAGGAACTGAAGGCGGAAGGACTGTCGGCGGACACCTCGGCGCGGCTGCGCAAGATGGCCGAGCACCTCGGACCCATGGTGGAGCAGGGCATCGCAGCGGGCGTCCGGATCGCGGGGGCCGCGACGAAGTCCGCGCTGGAAGCCGCCTCGCAGGAGATGCACGACCGGGCCCGGGCCCGCGCCGCGCGCGCGCGGGCAATGGCGGCCGAGGCACACACGGCGCGGCTCGCCGGCGAGTCGCTGGCCGTGCCCGTCATCCGCGACGGGCGCATGGTGGGCAGCGTCAACGCGCGGCTCAACCTCCCGCAGACGCTGGCGTCGGTGCTCGGCAGCGCCCGCGCGTCGCAGGGCGAGATTCCCTTCGCCATCGACGCCGACGGCAAGGTCTACGCCGCCAACCCCGACCAGGACGCGCAGCTCGCGTCCCTGGACGTGGCCTCGCTCGGGGGCGCCGGCGTGCACCAGCAGGGCGACTGGGTAATCGTGACTCGCGACACGCCGTCGGACATCACCTTCGGCATCGCCCGCCCGATCGACCGATCGCTGCAGGAGATCAGGAACGCGTCGGTCCGGAGCCTCTCGCTGGGCCTCGGCGTCATCGCGTTCGCCGTGATCGGCACGGTGCCGCTGTCCCGGCGCATGACCCGGAACCTGTCCACGCTGACCGAGGGCGTGCAGCGCATCGCCCGCGGCGACTTCTCGGCCCGGGTGCCGGTCCGGTCGTCGGACGAGTTCGGCGAGCTCGCCACGGCCTTCAACGGCATGGCCCACGACGTGGAGCAGCACCAGGCGCTCGTCGTCGAGCGTGAGCGGCTGCGCCGCGAGCTCGAGCTGTGCCGGCGGATCCAGACCGAGATGCTGCCGCACGCCTCCCTCCGCCTGGGCGCCACGGAAGTGAAAGGCATCTCGATTCCGGCCCGGGAGGTCGGCGGCGACTTCTTCAACTACTTCGAGCTGCCTGGTGGACAGGTGGCGGTACTGGTCGGCGACGTCTCGGGCAAGGGCATGAGTGCGGCCCTGCTCATGGCCAACATCCAGGCCACGCTCAGGGCGCGCCTTCCGCTCGAGCCGGACCTCGCGAGGCTCGCGGCCGCCATCGACACGGAGATCGAGAACTCGACCCCTTCGGGGGTCTACGCCACGCTGTTCCTGGGCGTGCTGGATCCGGCCGGGAAGACGCTGCGCTACGTCAATGCCGGCCACCACCCGCAGTTCGTGATCCGCGGCGAGGACATCGAGCCGCTGTCCACGTGCGGCATGCCGGTCGGACTCTACGCCGGCCACGGCTACACCGAGCGGACGGTGCAGCTCGCCGACAACGACGTGCTCTTCTTCTACACGGACGGCCTGGTGGAAGTGGAGAACGAGGCGGGCGACATGTTCGGGGCCGCGCGGCTCGAGACCCTCCTGCGCGCCCACAGCCGCCAGGGCGTGGACACCCTGCTCGAGCGCGCCGAGGACGGCGTGCGCCGCTTCCGCGGCAATGCCGACCCCTTCGACGACGTCACGATCATGGCGCTCCGGCTCGGTGAACGGCCCCAGGCCGGCTGA
- a CDS encoding peptidyl-alpha-hydroxyglycine alpha-amidating lyase family protein, with amino-acid sequence MIRASWLAVGAAIVGGAAVLGAQTAPEMAYTSVADLLKTPADVYVGEIGGVGTNSKGQIFVYTRTGHPYGTIGDNRTFYRNGSRLFQFDPAGKFVRELGQDVYGFNNAIGLRVDPQDNVWTIDEGANQVVKFDTQGRVALVLGRKPEAINVRPREGGPGGGGGGGGAANANRRPGEGIPGSGFSSPADVAWDAAGNIYVADGIGANNRVVKLDPDGRFIRHWGSTGSEPGQFQGVKAIAIDAAGLVYVADRGNKRIQVFDKDGTFQRQFSGVGTPQAMCITKGANPALFIAHSGDPDGMEDAAIYKVRLDGTVTGKFGRAGRMPKEFGLANSLDCRSDTELLVGEMANWRVQRITLSNAR; translated from the coding sequence ATGATCCGCGCGTCATGGCTCGCCGTGGGCGCCGCGATCGTGGGCGGCGCGGCGGTGCTCGGGGCGCAGACGGCGCCTGAGATGGCCTACACGTCCGTCGCCGACCTGCTCAAGACGCCGGCGGACGTCTATGTCGGCGAGATTGGCGGCGTCGGCACGAATTCGAAGGGCCAGATTTTCGTCTACACGCGCACCGGCCATCCCTACGGGACGATCGGCGACAACCGGACCTTCTACCGCAACGGCTCGCGCCTGTTCCAGTTCGATCCGGCGGGCAAGTTCGTCCGCGAGCTCGGACAGGACGTCTACGGGTTCAACAACGCGATCGGCCTGCGGGTCGATCCCCAGGACAACGTCTGGACGATCGACGAGGGCGCGAACCAGGTGGTGAAGTTCGACACCCAGGGCCGCGTGGCGCTGGTGCTCGGCCGGAAGCCGGAAGCCATCAACGTCCGGCCGCGCGAGGGCGGTCCCGGAGGCGGCGGGGGCGGGGGCGGCGCGGCGAACGCCAATCGCCGTCCGGGCGAAGGCATCCCGGGGTCCGGATTCAGCAGCCCCGCCGACGTCGCGTGGGACGCCGCGGGCAACATCTACGTCGCCGACGGCATCGGCGCGAACAACCGGGTCGTGAAGCTGGATCCCGACGGCCGCTTCATCCGGCACTGGGGCTCCACCGGCAGCGAGCCGGGCCAGTTCCAGGGCGTGAAGGCGATCGCCATCGACGCCGCCGGCCTCGTCTACGTCGCCGACCGGGGCAACAAACGCATCCAGGTGTTCGACAAGGACGGCACGTTCCAGCGCCAGTTCTCGGGCGTGGGCACGCCGCAGGCGATGTGCATCACCAAGGGGGCGAATCCAGCGCTCTTCATCGCGCACTCGGGCGATCCCGACGGGATGGAGGACGCCGCCATCTACAAGGTGCGCCTCGACGGCACGGTGACGGGGAAGTTCGGCCGCGCCGGCCGCATGCCGAAGGAGTTCGGCCTGGCCAACTCGCTCGACTGCCGGAGCGACACCGAACTGCTCGTGGGCGAGATGGCGAACTGGCGCGTCCAGCGCATCACGCTCTCCAACGCACGGTGA
- a CDS encoding cupin domain-containing protein yields MKRPLVFLAALALTGAVGAAQSPPHTIVQLDDLKWGAGNRGVTTTIAEGNPREAGPFTMMLKLADGAFIPPHFHNVDKRLVVVKGELLMGHGDAIDVESTTAVPVGGVAVVRANTHHYEGGRGETIVALIANGPFTTTMLTR; encoded by the coding sequence ATGAAACGACCGCTCGTGTTCCTGGCCGCCCTGGCGCTCACCGGCGCCGTAGGCGCCGCGCAGTCCCCGCCGCACACCATCGTCCAGCTCGACGATCTGAAATGGGGCGCGGGCAACCGCGGTGTCACGACGACGATCGCCGAAGGGAATCCGCGCGAGGCCGGTCCCTTCACGATGATGCTGAAGCTCGCCGACGGCGCCTTCATCCCGCCGCACTTCCACAACGTGGACAAGCGTCTGGTGGTGGTGAAGGGCGAACTCCTCATGGGCCACGGCGATGCCATCGACGTCGAGTCCACGACGGCGGTGCCGGTCGGCGGCGTGGCCGTCGTGCGCGCCAACACCCATCACTACGAGGGTGGCCGCGGCGAGACGATCGTCGCGCTCATCGCGAATGGGCCGTTCACGACGACGATGCTCACCCGCTGA
- a CDS encoding methyltransferase domain-containing protein, which produces MTATRALAGLVAAAAVSFAAVPGTRAAGQTAAPARAPDIYFTPTAQTVAEAMLALGGVGPGDVVYDLGSGDGRLVVLAAQQHGARGVGIEIQPHLVERSRQIAADGGVADRVRFVEGDLYTADVSEATVVLLYLSVGITREITPKLRRELRPGARIVSHQFRLADWPPDRTARVEGEEIFLWTVPAPAADQGSTRSR; this is translated from the coding sequence GTGACGGCCACGCGGGCCCTGGCCGGCCTCGTCGCCGCGGCGGCCGTGTCGTTCGCGGCCGTGCCCGGCACACGCGCCGCCGGCCAGACGGCCGCGCCGGCCCGCGCGCCGGACATCTACTTCACGCCGACGGCACAGACCGTGGCCGAGGCGATGCTCGCCCTGGGCGGGGTCGGTCCCGGCGATGTCGTCTACGACCTCGGCTCCGGCGACGGCCGGCTCGTGGTCCTTGCGGCGCAGCAGCACGGCGCGCGCGGCGTGGGCATCGAGATCCAGCCGCACCTCGTCGAGCGGTCGCGGCAGATCGCGGCCGACGGCGGCGTGGCCGACCGCGTGCGCTTCGTGGAAGGCGATCTCTACACCGCCGACGTGTCCGAGGCCACCGTCGTGCTGCTGTACCTCTCGGTGGGCATCACGCGCGAGATCACGCCAAAGCTCAGGCGCGAGCTCCGGCCCGGCGCCCGCATCGTGTCCCACCAGTTCCGGCTGGCCGACTGGCCGCCCGACCGCACGGCGCGCGTGGAGGGCGAGGAGATCTTCCTGTGGACGGTGCCGGCGCCAGCGGCCGATCAGGGCAGCACGCGGTCCAGGTAG
- a CDS encoding cation-translocating P-type ATPase yields the protein MTTIATEGLSSREAALRLGRDGPNALPEPPPVPAWRRLAGQFRSPLVVILLGALLFDAGLWVFEGAHGWPIEATAIAVILLLNAALGFYQERRSEAALARLKTLAAAHASVVRDGLLVRVPTADLVAGDLVRVEAGDRVPADGTIARGQGAMFDEALLTGESVPVDKGPGDEVFSGTLIVRGHAFAEVTRTGAASAMGRLATLLGDITAAQTPLERRVDVLGRQIARWVLGLAAAVGLAGIAAEGVARAPEMVIFAVALAVAAVPEGLPAVLTVALALGVERMARHRAVVRRLSAVEALGSVTVIATDKTGTLTESRMDVRVVDAADLASAHRAMVLANDAEPGSDVGDPLDLGLLRYVAARGVDVASARAAHPLVSSRPFDSAWKFARATVVEDGGRTSYLKGAPEELLRRSRLSSDERTSWTGKAEAYARDGYRLLALARGEGEREDGLQFLGLTVLWDPPRAEVPDAVATTLAAGIRTVMITGDHPATALAVAQSIGVPGTRVLTGEDLDRSPQGALADAARDVNVFARVRPEQKLRLVEVLQARGEIVAMTGDGVNDAPALKRSDVGVAMGIRGSDVSREVADLVLLDDNFATIVGAVEEGRGIYENIQTFLRFLFSTNLSEVLLVAGGALLAFALGLRDADGQVLLPLTAAQILWINLVTDGLPALALAFDKTPGVMRRPPRPPDAPLLDAPSVRFVAGAGTLKALLALALLGALPRLGYGIDDTRAATFHFMAIGQLLLTYPARHTWIHPLPNRYLHMAVAGGIGVQLLAAGLPATARLLGQAALPLELWGVVFAAAALAWAQAEAAARWAWRVRGRA from the coding sequence ATGACGACGATCGCCACCGAGGGGCTGTCGTCCCGCGAGGCCGCCCTGCGGCTGGGACGCGACGGCCCGAACGCACTGCCAGAGCCGCCGCCGGTACCGGCGTGGCGGCGCCTCGCGGGCCAGTTCCGGAGCCCGCTCGTCGTCATCCTCCTGGGGGCGCTGCTCTTCGACGCGGGCCTGTGGGTCTTCGAGGGTGCGCACGGATGGCCGATCGAGGCCACGGCCATTGCCGTCATCCTGCTGCTGAACGCGGCGCTGGGCTTCTACCAGGAGCGGCGCTCGGAGGCGGCGCTCGCGCGGCTGAAGACACTGGCGGCCGCGCACGCGTCGGTCGTGCGCGACGGCCTCCTCGTGCGCGTGCCCACGGCGGATCTCGTCGCCGGTGATCTCGTGCGCGTCGAGGCCGGCGACCGCGTGCCGGCCGACGGCACGATCGCGCGCGGCCAGGGGGCCATGTTCGACGAGGCCCTGCTGACCGGCGAGTCCGTGCCCGTGGACAAAGGCCCCGGCGACGAGGTGTTCAGCGGCACTCTCATCGTGCGCGGCCACGCGTTCGCCGAGGTGACCAGGACGGGCGCCGCGAGCGCGATGGGGCGGCTCGCCACGCTCCTGGGCGACATCACCGCGGCCCAGACGCCCCTGGAGCGGCGCGTGGACGTGCTCGGCCGACAGATTGCGCGCTGGGTGCTGGGTCTGGCCGCCGCGGTCGGCCTGGCCGGGATCGCCGCCGAAGGCGTCGCACGCGCGCCGGAAATGGTCATCTTCGCCGTCGCCCTGGCCGTCGCCGCCGTCCCCGAGGGCCTGCCCGCCGTCCTCACCGTCGCGCTCGCCCTGGGCGTGGAGCGCATGGCCCGGCACCGTGCCGTGGTGCGGCGGCTGTCCGCCGTCGAGGCCCTGGGGTCGGTGACCGTGATCGCCACCGACAAGACGGGGACCCTCACCGAGAGCCGCATGGACGTGCGCGTCGTCGACGCCGCGGATCTCGCGTCCGCGCACCGGGCCATGGTCCTGGCCAACGACGCGGAGCCCGGGTCCGACGTCGGCGATCCCCTCGATCTCGGACTGCTCCGGTACGTGGCCGCGCGCGGCGTGGACGTGGCGTCGGCCCGGGCCGCCCATCCCCTCGTCTCGTCACGGCCGTTCGACAGCGCCTGGAAGTTCGCGCGCGCGACGGTCGTCGAGGACGGCGGCCGCACGAGCTATCTCAAGGGCGCGCCAGAGGAGCTCCTCCGCCGCAGCCGGCTGTCGAGCGACGAGCGGACGTCCTGGACGGGCAAGGCCGAGGCCTACGCGCGGGACGGCTACCGGCTGCTGGCCCTGGCCCGCGGCGAGGGCGAGCGCGAGGACGGCCTGCAGTTCCTGGGACTCACGGTGCTGTGGGATCCCCCGCGCGCCGAGGTGCCGGACGCCGTCGCCACGACCCTGGCGGCCGGGATCCGGACCGTCATGATCACGGGGGATCATCCCGCCACGGCGCTCGCCGTGGCCCAGTCCATCGGCGTGCCAGGCACGCGCGTCCTCACCGGCGAGGACCTGGACCGCTCTCCGCAAGGGGCGCTGGCGGACGCGGCCCGGGACGTCAACGTCTTTGCGCGCGTCCGGCCTGAACAGAAGCTCCGGCTCGTCGAGGTCCTGCAGGCGCGGGGCGAGATCGTCGCGATGACGGGCGACGGCGTGAACGACGCCCCGGCCCTGAAGCGGTCGGACGTGGGCGTGGCCATGGGCATCCGCGGGTCGGACGTGAGCCGCGAGGTGGCCGACCTCGTGCTCCTCGACGACAACTTCGCCACCATCGTCGGTGCGGTCGAGGAGGGCCGCGGCATCTACGAGAACATCCAGACGTTCCTCCGCTTCCTGTTCTCGACGAACCTCTCCGAGGTGCTGCTGGTGGCCGGCGGCGCGCTGCTGGCGTTCGCCCTCGGCCTGCGCGATGCCGACGGCCAGGTGCTGCTGCCGCTCACGGCCGCGCAGATCCTGTGGATCAACCTCGTGACCGACGGCCTGCCCGCGCTGGCGCTCGCCTTCGACAAGACGCCGGGCGTGATGCGACGGCCGCCGCGTCCGCCCGACGCGCCGCTCCTCGACGCGCCGTCGGTCCGGTTCGTGGCGGGCGCCGGCACGCTCAAGGCGCTGCTGGCGCTGGCGCTGCTGGGCGCGCTGCCGCGGCTGGGATACGGCATCGACGACACCCGGGCCGCGACGTTCCACTTCATGGCCATCGGCCAGCTGCTCCTGACCTATCCTGCCCGCCACACGTGGATCCACCCGTTGCCGAACCGCTACCTGCACATGGCCGTGGCCGGCGGCATCGGCGTGCAGCTGCTCGCGGCGGGCCTGCCGGCGACGGCGCGGCTCCTGGGGCAGGCCGCCCTGCCCCTGGAGCTGTGGGGCGTGGTCTTCGCCGCGGCGGCCCTGGCGTGGGCCCAGGCCGAGGCCGCCGCACGTTGGGCCTGGCGCGTCAGAGGCCGGGCGTGA
- a CDS encoding cation:proton antiporter, with protein MPALALSPELVYVLLVVGLFIVPRALQRFRLPSAITALALGGVLGIGFHAFHGDTTIELLGTLGIVAMFLFAGLDVDFHDLARGRRVLGQHVLVQLLLLGSGAYAARALFGLEIRAALLFALALFTPSTGFILDSLPTFGLSKEERYWVKSNAIAAELVALLTLFVVVQSADGWRLAGSAAALAALVAILPPLFRLFDRVIAPFAPGAEFTFLILVALLCAFVTRELGVYYLVGAFVVGLTAVRLRQEIPDLSSEKLLTGVELFASFFIPFYFFKSGLHLQAEHFSVEALLIAGGLLVVVVPLRVARVAAHRALVLGEPWGTGMRIGTAIVPTLVFTIVIAEILRDRFGLDPTLFGALIVFTLVNTLVPGLVLRLPPPDFEHPKAHVYDELPAETAEAVTAPAPPVAPGTPVPLGPGAAGTA; from the coding sequence ATGCCTGCGCTGGCGCTCTCCCCGGAACTCGTCTACGTCCTGCTCGTCGTCGGGCTGTTCATCGTGCCGCGGGCGCTCCAGCGCTTCCGCCTCCCGAGCGCCATCACGGCGCTCGCGCTCGGCGGCGTGCTGGGCATCGGGTTCCACGCCTTCCACGGCGATACCACGATCGAGCTCCTGGGGACGCTCGGCATCGTCGCCATGTTCCTGTTCGCGGGGCTGGACGTGGACTTCCACGACCTGGCCCGCGGCCGCCGGGTGCTGGGGCAGCACGTCCTGGTCCAGCTGCTGCTGCTGGGGTCCGGGGCGTACGCCGCGCGCGCCCTGTTCGGCCTCGAGATCCGCGCGGCGCTGCTCTTCGCCCTCGCGCTCTTCACGCCCTCGACCGGCTTCATCCTGGATTCGCTGCCCACCTTCGGCCTTTCGAAGGAGGAGCGCTACTGGGTGAAGTCGAACGCCATCGCGGCCGAACTGGTGGCGCTGCTCACCCTGTTCGTCGTCGTGCAGAGCGCCGACGGATGGCGCCTCGCCGGGTCGGCGGCGGCGCTCGCCGCCCTGGTCGCGATTCTGCCGCCGCTCTTCCGCCTCTTCGACCGCGTGATCGCGCCCTTCGCACCGGGCGCGGAGTTCACGTTCCTGATCCTGGTGGCCCTGCTCTGTGCGTTCGTCACGCGCGAGCTCGGCGTCTACTACCTGGTCGGCGCCTTCGTGGTCGGCCTGACGGCCGTCCGCCTGCGCCAGGAGATCCCCGATCTCAGCTCGGAGAAACTGCTCACCGGCGTGGAGCTCTTCGCCTCGTTTTTCATCCCGTTCTACTTCTTCAAGTCCGGGCTGCACCTCCAGGCCGAGCACTTCTCGGTGGAGGCGCTGCTCATCGCGGGCGGGCTCTTGGTCGTGGTCGTGCCGCTGCGCGTGGCCCGCGTCGCCGCGCACCGGGCGCTCGTCCTGGGCGAGCCGTGGGGCACGGGCATGCGCATCGGCACGGCCATCGTCCCGACACTCGTCTTCACGATCGTGATCGCCGAGATCCTGCGGGACCGCTTCGGGCTCGACCCGACGCTGTTCGGCGCGCTCATCGTCTTCACGCTCGTGAACACGCTCGTGCCGGGCCTCGTCCTCCGGCTCCCGCCTCCAGACTTCGAGCATCCGAAGGCCCACGTGTACGACGAGCTGCCCGCCGAGACCGCCGAGGCCGTGACGGCTCCGGCCCCGCCCGTGGCGCCTGGCACGCCCGTGCCGCTCGGCCCCGGCGCCGCCGGCACGGCCTGA
- a CDS encoding EVE domain-containing protein: MQWLVKEEPTNYNFAQFRKDGRTVWSGVRNPGAQKHLRSMQKGDRVFYYHTGDEKAIVGTARVAGAPYPDPADTTGRLYVVELVCDAPLPGPVTLKAVKADGRFADFALTRVPRLSVMPVTDAQWAALEAMARG, encoded by the coding sequence ATGCAGTGGCTGGTGAAGGAAGAGCCGACGAACTACAACTTCGCGCAGTTCCGGAAGGACGGCCGGACGGTGTGGTCCGGGGTCAGGAATCCCGGCGCGCAAAAGCACCTCCGGTCCATGCAGAAGGGTGACCGGGTGTTCTACTACCACACGGGCGACGAGAAGGCGATCGTCGGCACGGCCCGGGTCGCCGGCGCGCCCTATCCGGATCCGGCCGACACGACGGGGCGGCTGTACGTCGTGGAACTGGTGTGCGACGCGCCGCTGCCGGGTCCGGTCACGCTCAAGGCCGTGAAGGCGGACGGGCGGTTCGCGGACTTCGCGCTCACGCGCGTGCCGCGCCTGTCGGTCATGCCGGTGACCGACGCGCAGTGGGCGGCGCTCGAGGCCATGGCCCGCGGTTGA
- a CDS encoding RtcB family protein, which produces MTIFGRHDEKTIAQIRGVGRHAVRTALMADGHVGYVMPIGGVAAYANQVSVVGVGFDIACGNAAILTDARLADLGADPAARTASLARLADDIQRTISFGLGRTNRAGDAPTDDPLFDDDAWDALPRRHRQGLRDRARGQLGTVGSGNHYVDVFADETDRLWVGVHFGSRGFGHGVASGFLALGQGAAWEARVPEREVLLDLDSTIGEAYWQLMTLAGRYAYTGREWVARKVVGLLGARELDLVHNHHNFAWRERHDGREVIVVRKGATPAFPGQRGFVGGSMGDDSVILRGATATPGSGTAEAQRRALCSTVHGAGRVMSRTQAAGKRFGRDKGRGGAVTPDMQRAWLREKGVILRGGGLDESPHVYRRLPDVLAAQGGTIEIEHTLRPLVVVMAGADEVDPYRD; this is translated from the coding sequence TTGACCATCTTCGGCCGGCACGACGAGAAGACGATCGCCCAGATCCGGGGCGTGGGCCGGCACGCGGTGCGGACGGCGCTGATGGCCGACGGACATGTGGGCTACGTGATGCCCATCGGCGGCGTGGCCGCCTACGCCAACCAGGTGTCGGTGGTCGGCGTCGGGTTCGACATCGCCTGCGGCAACGCCGCGATCCTGACCGACGCGCGGCTCGCGGATCTCGGCGCGGATCCCGCGGCCCGGACGGCGAGCCTCGCCCGGCTCGCCGACGACATCCAGCGGACCATCAGCTTCGGCCTCGGCCGGACGAACCGCGCCGGCGACGCGCCCACCGACGACCCGCTCTTCGACGACGACGCCTGGGACGCGCTTCCCCGGCGGCACCGCCAGGGCCTGCGGGATCGCGCGCGCGGGCAGCTCGGCACCGTGGGCAGCGGCAACCACTACGTGGACGTCTTCGCCGACGAGACCGACCGCCTGTGGGTGGGCGTCCACTTCGGCAGCCGCGGCTTCGGCCACGGCGTGGCGTCCGGGTTCCTCGCGCTCGGTCAGGGCGCCGCCTGGGAGGCGCGCGTGCCGGAGCGCGAGGTGCTGCTGGACCTCGACTCCACGATCGGCGAGGCCTACTGGCAGCTCATGACGCTGGCCGGCCGGTATGCCTACACCGGACGGGAGTGGGTCGCGCGGAAGGTCGTCGGCCTCCTGGGGGCCCGCGAACTCGACCTGGTGCACAACCATCACAACTTCGCCTGGCGCGAACGGCACGACGGCCGCGAGGTGATCGTCGTCCGCAAGGGCGCCACGCCGGCCTTCCCGGGCCAGCGCGGATTCGTGGGCGGCTCGATGGGCGACGACTCCGTGATCCTGCGCGGCGCGACCGCGACGCCGGGGTCCGGCACCGCCGAGGCGCAGCGGCGTGCGCTCTGCTCCACCGTCCACGGCGCCGGACGCGTCATGTCGCGCACCCAGGCCGCCGGCAAGCGGTTCGGCCGCGACAAGGGGCGCGGCGGCGCCGTCACGCCCGACATGCAGCGCGCGTGGCTCCGCGAGAAGGGCGTCATCCTGCGCGGCGGCGGCCTGGACGAGAGCCCCCACGTCTACCGCCGGCTGCCCGACGTGCTCGCGGCCCAGGGCGGGACCATCGAGATCGAGCACACGCTGCGCCCGCTGGTGGTGGTGATGGCGGGAGCGGACGAGGTCGACCCGTACAGGGACTAG